The segment gacatagctggtagcctactcctcctcttactttctgaagatatagctggtagcctactactcttcttactttctgaagacatagctggtagcctaatactcctcctactttctgaagacatagctgtatcctactactcctcttactttcgtTGGATttcgttttcattttttttaaaggctattttctttttccttgcACTAGACTTAAAACTTCAAGATTTATAGCCTTCTCGTTTTGACCCCGCCCACAACGAATTTCAGTAGTCAGGTCGAGACTCTGTTGTTTAAGATTTAGacctacattttaaagataaacaaaaacataacacTAAGGCCTCCACAACTGCAAAATGTATATGCGTAAGTAAAACTGATACATTAGACCAAAGCTGCAGGCAATGCGATCACGGAATAACCCTAGATGAGCCATAGAACAGCTACATTGAGTTGTATAATTCCCTTCAATTTGTTACGAATAAACCACCAATGACACACAAAGAAACACAAAGTTTGGGCTGTTGCTAATGTCAACTAGTGTAGGAAAGTGGCACATATGCTTCAATTAGTAAAAAGCCGTTTTTGAGAACCGTTTCcaggttattgttttttttttaaccgatGAAGActttgcaagctgaatagaggaatagTAAAAATTATGTTCTATGTCTGCCCTACTTTTGCCGGACGTCTGGCAACCGTAATTTTCTAGATAAGAAATGATGTGTTTACAAACACATCTAGGCCTACTTCAGCTTGGCTACAAAAGGAAGACGACGAATGAGGCTGATGAAGCTACTATTAGGTGTTCacaaacagttttaaaaaaaaacagtttattgTTGCTGAtaaaagaatagaaaaaaaatcagactTTGccatctataaggcagatgatgtagcctataggtcatatgtttctatggACGACagtgacgagggtgtcatggggccagcacaacgaccaaccgcccttgCTTTCCCCAAGTAATACATATATGTCcagtacccatcagagttgggtggactcaaaattctaaaaatctagattcgAACcctcgattcggaagccaagcgctttacaactcagcAATCAGCTCCATTGTTGCTACTTGTATAGTTTCTATAATGTTGCTGATAGACACTGCAAGATTCCTGGCTGTTCTTCTGTCAAGTCGAGAGCTATAGGCCGATCATCATTAGAATAGTAGAAAGTCTAGTAGAAGTATACATTCTGTCAAGTCGAGAGCTATAGGCCGATCATCATTAGAATAGTAGAAAGTCTAGTAGAAGTATACATTCTGTCAAGTCGAGAGCTATAGGCCGATCATCATTAGAATAGTAGAAAGTCTAGTAGAAGTATACATTCTGTCAAGTCGAGAGCTATAGGCCGATCATCATTAGAATAGTAGAAAGTCTAGTAGAAGTATAAATTCGCTTAACCGGGATTTTTTCTGATAgaacattttagaaataaacTAAATAGCATATGGCATAGCAGAGGACTAGGGAAAACAATCGACTCCAACTTACATGTTTGCAATTATTTTCAACATGAAAAGTGGCCTAAGTAAGCCAGGCCCATTCACCTTCAGTATACTCCAGGCAAAGAAAACCCATTCTCACTGCTTAAAGCTCAACacaagtgtttttgttttggtaatCCTTTCGTGTTTACACTTCGTTCGAAAAACATGTTTTCTAAAAATGTATCAAAGTCATTCAAGTGAAGAGAAAGATGTGGTAGCTTCCCTTTCCTCCTAGTCATAAACAAATCCATGGGTTACTGTGTCCTGTGTTCAGCTTTAGAGGTAGTCTATGCTCGTGGtaataatacctttgtttagTCTTGGATTCTCGATTGATAAGTTGTATAAATGTAATATATCGtaccaaatatttttaccttGCAGTTTCGTGTTTAGCTAAGGATGGCATATCTTTGAGAGCGTAgccaaaaagaaatatttgacgcGCAACGACCAAATAAAAAGTAGGTCCCGAGTGGAGTAAAAAGAGGCTCGAATAAGATTATTCCAAAATACCAGATAGAACTAAACATCCAGAGTACAGTACAACATCTGTGCACACGTCACAGGTTAGCAGTAGAATGAGTGACAGCCCTCTGGGCGTTACCTAACTATTGAGAGTAATGTATGTTCCCTCTCTAACTGTTTCACCAAGAGTAGGTCACTTTAAGTACACATTTAGCAAAACGAGCTAGTCAACCTGCTAACAGGAAAGAAACATCCTAGATGTATTAAACTGCATGCACACACGTATTTGTGTTAAGTGAAGACAATTTTGAATAACTGGAGTTGCTGCTAAATAAATATCAATCAGTGGACACTCTTCATGCCACAACGCAATCTCATATAATGAACCATCATAATGCCTCAACACAATTGTAGATTAGACCTTCATCAAGTCTCAACACAATTGTAGATAAGACCTTCATCAAGTCTCAACACAATTGTAAATAAAACCTTCACCAAGTCTCAACACAACTGTAGATAAGACCTTCACCAAGTCTCGACACAACTGTAGATAAGACCTTCATCAAGTCTCAACACAATTGTAGATAAGACCTTCATCAAGTCTCAACACAATTGTAGATAAGACCTTCATCAAGTCTCAACACAATTGTAGATAAGACCTTCATCAAGTCTCAACACAATTGTAAATAAGACTTTCATCAAGTCTCAACACAATTGTAAATAAGACCTTCATCAAGTCTAAACACAATTGTAAATAAGACCTTCATCAAGTCTCAACACAATTGTAAATAAGACCTTCATCAAGTCTAAACACAATTGTAAATAAGACCTTCATCAAGTCTCAACACAATTGTAAATAAGACCTTCATCAAGTCTCAACACAATTGTAAATAAGACCTTCATCAAGTCTCAACACAATTGTAAATAAGACCTTCATCAAGTCTCAACACAATTGTAAATAAGACCTTCATCAAGTCTCAACACAACTGTAGATAAGACCTTCATCATGTCTCAACACAATTGAACATTATCTCATACAATGAACCATCCCCATGCTTCATCACAATCtcataaagtggacatgatCATAAGCCTCAGCACAAATTCATAAATTGGATCTCCATAAGATCCAGCACTATCCCACCCAATAGttgctataattaaaaaaaaacaacaacataaaaaatactttacaaaacaaaaagcataGTTATATCACTTAGTTTGGTACAGGCATGCATTTAAATTtgaacagatctagactaataataataaatctgcgcgattacaaatattttacttttagcttcaatacgctatgatcctatcacttgtctggaccagttggaaaggagtagagggagaaagaagggaTTATCCGGGTGATTGCttcttaaaagcatttttttttttttatgtgaacgAACTGAATTAGAACTCGAAagctaaagcctcctcaagTCAATAATCAAACCACTCAGCCAGCAaatcgcttatgaaaataggttttatatttatgtattgttatCTTCAAACTTTAATTCGGcgacctacaaagtataaaggggactaattcaactaataGCACCACatcagtacaatttctttcccttgtttgaggtaccaaacaaaataattaattaccaataattaactaattgtttaattttttgtattgatttttgttttgtcaggctaaagaaataatagtataaatttcagcttgatccaaaattgggtgtgggaaaaataacgtgtacaaactttttaccagacagagtgagttgataaaagcttttaCAACACTCTGCTGTGGTTGGTTGGAAAGGGCATGTATCCTTCAGGTTCCACTGTTCAATAAATTATTGTGACATCGTAAATTCTACTATTAAATGAAGGCTTCACAGTGTCAGTAATTATTCTTACAAACATTACTGCCTtgaaggtgatttttattcTACATTTACTATCtacatgtttttattaaaaCCTACAATGCAATACAACAAGTGTCTTGGCCCAGGTATATTTGGTGGTACCATTTAGTAATTTTGTAAagaaaagcaatatttttttgaatcGCTCTGGAGATCAAATTAATTCAACTGGCCAGCTAGTCAGTAAAGCAACCAcaattttaagttttgttttcaaatgccCAAGGTTTTTAAAACGCCCTTTTCGTTTTTCTTGACTATTAAGACCATGAGAAATAGTGGAGACAAAttaatgtgtttgtttgttgtttttatgtagCCTGtggttaaaaatatttgtatatcatATCTAAATAGTTTtaggtatttttattttcaagatggtTGAATTTATATTTGCAAAAGTAAATGGTGCTGGGTATTAGAGCTAATGTCGTCCTGCgataggtttggactaggaagtaaattatccataactctgaaggaacatccgaaacatgtaatatattttacaaaaacaaattatgttaCTAGATCTGAAAGCAATAtgacacatttttacaaaaatgaatgcaatttattttttaaggggATGGGGAAGAAGTAAAGAACACTATGcaattaaataaatagtttaatttttaaagttgcATCAATCTGTACATATGTGCATGAAATTCATAATAGATATGACAATTATAAAAGTCCCTCTATTGAGGGAAAACTACTTTCCGAAAGTTTTCTCGTGAGATTTTCATGAATCTGTCCAATCACCTGATTGTCCAAATCACGAACTCTGGAATCCAACGTAACATTGAAGCCAGTATCCACATCACAAGCACTGTGCACTGCTCCAGGCCACTGAAGTTTTAGAAGAGACGGTGTCATGACTAGACCACCTGAGCTCCCTGGGCATGTGGCTGCATCATAATATTTGACAATCCTCAGCCCatcttcctcttcttttttaatGTGTCCAAAAGTGATGGCTTTAGAAAGCCCATGTGCATGGGCTATCACAGCTACCCAGCTCTGGCTATGCTTAAGCCCATGACTTGTCTGGGACTTGTGGGTGCTTTTCACCATCTGATGATAGCTAGACTTGGCATCCTTCAGAAGGCAACTGATTAAGTAAAACAAATTACGGTCATGTGACATGACATGGAGGGTGACATGGTCCTGACTGTTGTTGACACCCACTATGGCAGTAACATGGCCATAAACTACCTTGGTCTGATCTGGAGAATTGAAGAAAAATTTGACAACTGCACATTCAGCCTCTGATTTATCAAAGATGACATGCTTATTAGTGTGAATGTACACTCCACTATAGAAATGGTGTCTGTCAGATCCATCCTGCTCACTCCCATTTGGTGAACTAAAACTACGAGAAATCAGTGAAGGTTTCATTTTCAGACGTTGACTATAATATTCCAAAGGGCaggcattttttttacatttaaatttgagCATCTCATTATCCACTGAGGCAATAAAACCAGaaccatttcttttattttgtgttcCTATGTAATGACTGTGCATATCTTTAGGACCCCTGGCCGGACTAGTATGGAAAACTGAAATTTGAACAACTAACTGAGCAGCACAGTTAAAGAAAGTCAAGCTGTCTTCATGCTGAATTTCAACTGGTAGGTTTCTAACCTGAAAAATTAAACCAATGTAAATGGCTTTTTAACAGATAACaagaaacacaaaatttaattctataaattaaattctataaagtgtaattgtatgaactaaatgttttcttttcacaaATTTCCTTGCATTCTATAAATTTAGCAAATAAATCATAGTGCGCTTTTAAGTATTTATCTTATTTTGAATAATTaagcgagaaaaaaaacaatggataTATAGATACTGTTTTCCCtatagataattatttttaaaatatcattagtTTCTGACTTTATTCAgcctttattatttattttctaattttgttcATTATTCTCTTCATGTTTTTTTCCCTCACAATTCTGTGTGATAATTATGACTAAATCATCATAAATGACAGAATGATAATCTATTTAGACTAGATTACATATTTTTAGTAGTCTATATGCTAAAGGTCCTTTAATGGATAAGAAATTGGCCTCTGAACTATAGAGGATAAAGTGCATGAATCCACATCACAACTGTACACTaccatacaatttttttaaaaagtgtttattctaaataaaatattaaattgacTCATCTTCTTATTAAAGTTAAGAATCATTTGAAATTCATAAGAgatatttcaatttaaaatgaaCTGCCCTGGTATATAAATGGATGGAACATCTATTAAAATTGTGTCCACCTTTGATgtatattaaattgttttttattttatacaatagCATCCAGGCAAATCTTTTGGAAGAACGATAATGGGAGGGCTTGGAGGAAAGTGAAGAAAATTGGACAGGAAGGGTTAGAAGGTTTTTTTCAAGCCTAAATTCTGACTTCCtctaaatgttttgaaaattcaATTGAACATTTAGTCTAgtacaagttaatatatataatagttttgtttcattatttttctccAAGCAAACAAGAGACTTATGGTACTACATAGTTTTACTTAATTCACAAAAAAGGCAAAAATACTCACTTTAAGGTCATCAACAGCATGAAAATCTTTATGCCCAGGATTTTTTGAACATCTTGAATATTCTGTTAAATCTGTATTGGCTTCATATGACTGTTCTATGGAGATGCCTGAAACTGGGTCACCAGCTATACAGGTATTTTTCTGAGAAGTCTGGACCCTATTTTTCAAACTTAAATTTGGTGTATTCTGTTTGTCAGGTTCTAATTTAGCCAAATCATTTCTATTGAGCTGATGATCAGTTTGAGTGACtaagttagaaaaaaatgataacCATTTTTTATGATCATCATCTTCTAGAGAACTCGTAGCAAAACCAGGCTGCAATCTTTTAGCATTGCAAAAATTAGACTCTTTCACTAATAAATTCAACTGGTTATTTATATTGTCAGCAGAAGTCACATCCTTCAAATGAAAAGAGTCATGGCTTGTACAAGGCTTGTTGCCATTGATTTCTTCATTGCTCAGACATATGTTGCTGTCATCTAATAACCAGCTTCCAGAATCTAAATTTAGGTTGAAACTAAGCAGCGGAGTATTGCTTTGATCTTCTAGTGATTGGTAAATAAGTGATTCAAAAGAGGATGGTTCCTCATAAGATAACTTTCTTGTTTTAGGCTGTGACAAGAAATTCATTTTTGCATTCATATGTCTTTCTTCAGATGTATCCAAAGCAGCCTTGTCACACTCTGGGCTTTTTGCTCgcttttttttggttatctCTTTAAAACAAGCCATTTTTAATTAGTAGTCTTGTTAAGAAAGAAGAATTCTTGATCTTGAAGTGAAAGAAGTCAAACAGATTTCTCTTCTGAACTTCTTTAAATGGCTTTAAGTAAAATAatctgaaagagagagaattatttttaaaacaacataacaAGCTAtgatataaacaagaaaaatataaaaatacttataagAGTAATTGTATCATTTGAATAAGTTTGGAGAAAAAAGGGGGTATCTGGTTGAAGGTTACCAAGacagctttttaaatgtattttaaaataaaattcaaacttgaaggctcaagcctcctcaagctaaCACACTAACCACTTTGCTAGTAAAGTGCTTATGACAATAGGAGTTTTTTATAGCTATGTATTGTTGGTTTCAAACTTCAAAGCGACAAAATATAAAGCGGACTAATTGAACTTAAACCACCACATCCAATATCATTCCTTTGTTCaattccaaacaaaataattaattacctaattggttaatctttaaaaaaaatttggattATTAGTGTCAGTTTAGAAGTACCAGATTGATGTAAGCTTAGAAGTTGATGTCCTTAAACAATGCCTGTGTTCTTGTCATTCTTGAAATCTCATTATCTTACTATTGCCATTTACGAGTTCCACCACTGTTGATTCTCAATTTAGTCTAGCAATTCTAATGTGATGTTGCTATTGTGAAATCCAGTTTACAAGTTATTTCATCCGATATTAAGAAAGGTgagtatattttatttattattggtt is part of the Biomphalaria glabrata chromosome 2, xgBioGlab47.1, whole genome shotgun sequence genome and harbors:
- the LOC106078033 gene encoding uncharacterized protein LOC106078033 — translated: MACFKEITKKKRAKSPECDKAALDTSEERHMNAKMNFLSQPKTRKLSYEEPSSFESLIYQSLEDQSNTPLLSFNLNLDSGSWLLDDSNICLSNEEINGNKPCTSHDSFHLKDVTSADNINNQLNLLVKESNFCNAKRLQPGFATSSLEDDDHKKWLSFFSNLVTQTDHQLNRNDLAKLEPDKQNTPNLSLKNRVQTSQKNTCIAGDPVSGISIEQSYEANTDLTEYSRCSKNPGHKDFHAVDDLKVRNLPVEIQHEDSLTFFNCAAQLVVQISVFHTSPARGPKDMHSHYIGTQNKRNGSGFIASVDNEMLKFKCKKNACPLEYYSQRLKMKPSLISRSFSSPNGSEQDGSDRHHFYSGVYIHTNKHVIFDKSEAECAVVKFFFNSPDQTKVVYGHVTAIVGVNNSQDHVTLHVMSHDRNLFYLISCLLKDAKSSYHQMVKSTHKSQTSHGLKHSQSWVAVIAHAHGLSKAITFGHIKKEEEDGLRIVKYYDAATCPGSSGGLVMTPSLLKLQWPGAVHSACDVDTGFNVTLDSRVRDLDNQVIGQIHENLTRKLSESSFPSIEGLL